CCCAGTCTCGGATAAAAAATGGGAGTTTAGATGGATTTGGAAACTCGATATAGCTCCAAAACTAAAAATCTTTCTATGGCAAATTTGCCATAAAAGTATTCCAACTAAAGAAACTCTTTTTCATAGGAAAATTATTCCCTCAAGTTGTTGCCCTAGATGTAACCATGCCAGTGAGAATATTAATCATCTCTTTCTCACTTGTGAGCACACAAAAAATGTCTGGATGCATAGACTTACCAAAAATTGGTTCGATTTCTCCTTCCCTATGACGGACTTCTTCAAAACTTTAGTCTACCTTAGACGGAACCAAGTTGCGCTCAGGAAGTTCATTACCGTTTGCTGGACTATTTGGAAGGAAAGGAATGCCTTAGTGTTCTCCAACAATAAGCTTTCTCCCTGCCGCTGCTATTTTAGAGCTCTTAACACCTTCAAGGAATGGGAGCTTAGACTCCAGATTGACTCACAACAACTTAGAGGTAACCCTTACAACACTCATCATACTTCCACTCCTCTTCCAACCACCCCTCACCCCATTCTTGTGCGGTGGTTCCCGCCCCCACTGGGCGCCTTCAAACTCAACTTCGACGGATCACGTAAAGACTCATCAGCAGCAGGAGGCATCATCATCAGAAACAACAATGGAGATACGGTCATCGCCAAATCTTTTAACCTGGGTAACTCGCAAGTCTACATGGCTGAAGCCCGGCCTAGCCCTTCATAAGGGCATCCAAGAGGCCATCAAACTCAATATTAAAGATATCTACATCGAAGGTGACAACCTTCTTGTGATCAACTCGCTAAAAGGAATCTGGACCCCCCGTGGAAGCTTCAAAACATTATTCAAGATAGCAGGACTCTTCTTCAGCATTTTCACTCTTCCCATATCAAGCATATCTTCCGCGAAGCAAATAGAGCAGCAGATTGGATAGCTAATGTAGGACATCTTATTGTTGAACCATTGTGTATTCCCCCGAACTCTAGCCCTAATTTAGATAATATTGTTCAAAGTGACAGCTTAGGCTTCACCCTTGTGCGAAGGGGAACCTAGGTTTTTTTCTtacctttataaaaaaaaaaaaaagtatatcaCCTATTTAAATACGAAAAGAGTACATAACTAATATACAAAATAGTTGGTGGTTTATATCACATTGCCCCTATGTCCAAATCTTGCTATTAGATTTTTTGCTATTAACACTATGGAGAATGTAATTGATATACGCGCTCTGTTCACAAAGATATTCCAATTTATTATTCATTTGGTCAAAGTGTTTACAGAAAACAAGTCAATCCATTCTCCCATTTTAAGAAAACAAAATCGATAGTAGTCAATTATTCATGTCAAACTAGTCAAAAATACACTATTTTTAAGGatgctattttgaaattctcCACAAAATCTTAGGACGTCATTAGTTTTCTCTTAACAATCAATTAATTAGCAAACTAACTCAATATAAGAATTGAACACATTAGCATAAAATTGTTACTCAACATTTTTTGCACAAAAGCTTGTTCTATGCTAAAAGAATGAAACCCCCATCATGGTTAAATCTAGTTTGTTCCTTTTTGAATACCAAAAAACCAAAGGAAAATAACACAAAGGGTGTCAATAATGGAACACAAATAAGTAAAGATCGCGGTACCGAAACAAAACCAACGAGCACCGATGAAACACAACCTAGTAACGATCGAATTAACGAGCTCAAGGCCTTTGATGAATCTAAAGCCGGGGTGAAAGGGTTAGCCGATACTGGACCAACAACAATCCCTAGCATTTTTATAAGACCACCCGAGGAACGGTCCAAGGATTATAGTATATGTCCTAAAAATATAAGTGTGCCCGTTATAGACATGAAGGGACGTGATATTCGAACACGAGATATATTTGCAAAGGAATTGACTGAGGCCGCTAAGGAATGGGGATTTTTCCAAGTGGTAAATCATGGGATTCCTTTGGATTTGTTACAAAATATGATTAAAGTAACACAAATGTTTCATGAACAAGATGCTGATGCTAAAAAACCGTATTATAATCGAGATTATCATGCAAATACGGTGGTTTATAATTCTAATCATGATTTATATGCTtcaaattatgctaattggagGGATACTTTGTCCATCAACACTCTATTTACTGGTGGTCAATTTAATCCTCAAGACGTGCCTCCAATTTGCAGGTaaggtctttttttttttttttggttgttgtCATACAAGtcctgtttgaaaatatttataaGACGGTCTTTTAATATGTTGTAATTTTAAAGTTGAAATACATGGTACTGCACCAGACAAATATTCATCAACAAATCAGTTTTACCCTAGAaaatttagagagaaaaaaaacataGGCAGAACCTCAAAAAGTGAGATAAAACGTAAAATTTGGATAGATAACTCtctaataaagaaaataaagtttTTCTTATGAACATTATAAGCCCGTAAGCTAATATGAAAGTAGTaatcaatgatgtcttggctTATTGATTAAGACTGATGACATGTGTATGATAGGTCTTAAATTCAAATCCCACTTGTAATTTACATTGTTCTTATGGCTCAttctctctctcacacacacaaaaacaatttaaataatacccctttgccTATTTAAATAATACCCCTATAAAAAATAGAATATAAAATGAAAACTTTTACTTTATAAAAGAGGGTTGATATCTTGATTAGTCTAAATGAGGTGTCATAATTAAGGACTCATAATgatgttaattaattaagtagatTTTATGCTTTTACAATACACATTGCAAGAGTCAAAATAAACAAATGGTTGTTGTAACTTGTACAAGAGTACGTTGATAATTTGATATCATTCATTAAAAGTTGAATCTTTCCTAACAACATATTTACGTAAACAAtacttaatactccctccgtcccattattcataaaacatgttcATTTTTTTCAGGGAAGTGGCACTAAAGTACATAGATGAACTTACTAAGCTTGGTGACTACATACTTACGTTACTATCAATTGGTCTTGGACTCAAACCCGAACGTCTTGGACAACTTGAATGTACTTCAGGGTGGTCACTATGTTGCCATTACTACCCTGCATGTCCACAACCACAATTGACTCTAGGACTTAATGGACATGCTGATATGTCATTTTTCACCATACTTTTGCAAGATCAAATTGGTGGCCTCCAAATtcttcataaaaatcaatgggTTAATATTACCCCTATTGAGGGTGCCTTAACTTTTAACATTGGTGATGCACTTCGGGTATATTTCTCTCATTCCCTCTTTTGCTTATAATTTAACTACTCCGTACTACTTTTGTTCTTTATGTTCGCATTAAAAACTTCGTAAAAagataaataacaaaaaaacaaaaaaaaggaatgAAGGTTGTTAAAATTTAGCTCATAATATGTAGTCCGTAATACTTGAActaatatatttttattcttttttctttttgacaaacaGATTGCCTCTAATGACATTCTAAGTAGTGTGTTTCATAGAGTGATTTCTAGAAGTGTGGGACCAAGGATTTCTATTCCATTCTTTTGCAATGGTACTATTGCGTCAACACAAATGTATGGTCCACTTAAGGAGCTAACGTCGAAAGAAAATCCACCAATTTATAGGGAATTCACGCTTGCAGAGTTTATGACTTTTTTCCTCACCAGTAAACTTGATGATGTTGGAGTTAATCATTTTAAACTTGAGTGATGTTATGAAGATGGTAACTAAATTTTTCTAGATGTGGTAAGGTACAACTGTTTGTATTTATGTTGTTTTGTTTATGTGTTACAAATAAACAAACCTGTAATTAAGGTTTATATGTCATAGGTAATTGTGTTTATGACTAGCTTGCTATATAAATAAGCTCGAGTCACTATGTGCTCGATCTCTAGCATATGTTACAGTGGTTTGACGTACAAATTACATTTTACAATAGAACCTTgttatatgaaataataaaagtTTGCCTTTTTCATTAGTATTTATATAAAATTTGAAAGCTATTGCAAACATGTACTCATTCGATTCCTAATTATACTCAATTTTTGTTTTAGTGTGTTTGACGAACATTTTTTTCATATAATCTagtatgaattattattattattattattattattattactattatttaggaaaaattactttaaataatccaacatttcgacgatttttcattaataatccaacatttagaTTATCTTTATTGCATAAGGGAGGAGGGGAGGGGCAATATAGTAActccacttttggtgtccccctaaAAATAGACTAAAATAACCTTAGCAACTTTACAATTTAACTCAATAAAAATCTGAttatttaatgattttaaaaactaatctaatctaatctctattatataagtgaagagatgaggttattttagtaaatccacttttggtgtccccttggattactaaaatatccttcacacttatagaatagagaatatAATGCAAACCTACCCACTAAGAAACCCCAAAgaagcattttaatcaatcttaccccttaaataaattcttaccattttaatcaatctgtttatatgcgttcgactctatctaacttatctatttcttatattcgcacgcatcgcatttatattatatgttttacatgttatttcaggttAAATGTAATAGCGCAAATCTGTTTATTAtatcgcacgcatcgcgtgcatatagttatctaataatccaacatttgtaCCCCATTCACTTTTATTGAACTCAAGTGACTTGTAACCGTCTAAAAAAGtcaactttttattttaatttggcaaatttgccaaaaagaaccttttataactcaaattttgcgagaaaggaccttatataattttttttgtgaaaacacaccttaaagtaatattttttgcgagaaaggacctaagggaagtttccggcattaactgagcttttccggccattaacttgcacgtgagcagcacatgtggcttacgttggctaaagacactgattttcccgactcttgaattttcaaacttgattttattttggtttttttttcaactttaggttttaaagcttagaattttggaggaaaattgggtgtgattagcaaaataaagccacacgtgcttctcatgtgcaagtcaatggccggaaaagctcagtcaatgccagAAATTtccttttggttgtctttcgcaaaaaaaaattacattaatgtgtgatttcacaaaaaaaaattatataaggtcctttctcgcaaaaaaaaattatattaaggtgttatttcacaaaaaaaattatataaggtcctttctcgcaaaatttgggttataaaaggtcctttttaacaaatttgccttttaattttatgttttcCTCCTCCTTTTTCCTCCTTCTTAGCTCATTTCACCCGCCCCTTCAATTGGGATTTCGTTCCCCTGCTTCCCAACCTACATCTCCTTCAGACCTTCACTACTCCTCCTTCGTGAATCATAAATAAATCAATACGACCATTTCATCCTCACACTCCACGGAAAGTCAGAATATCATATATTCACGTCTCCATTTTTACAACCCTTCCCAAAAATGGCAACTCTAGCCATTCAGCGACGCATCACCTTCAACGGAAACCATGGACTTTACCGCAAGTCCACCATTaatcctttttccaaaaatgagaAGCTTTCACTGCCGTCGTCGGAATTCGATGATGAATTTCTTACATCGCCGAGCATCATTGCTGCTACCACCAATCAACCCCGCACCTCCAGCCCCGCCCCTGGTGGACTTATTTGATCTTCATCATCTACAATTTCATTGCCCGCATCCTGCTTAACCATCTTCCCCTTTCAATTTCCACCCAATTGTCGATTAAATCGTAGCCCTCGATCGTAGttaattatctatttttttctCTGCTTTTTCTGTTACTTTTCACTAGTTGTTGTAATTTTTCTTCTGGTTGCAAATATATTGTTGCGTGAGTTATTGTTGAGGAGTTGCGTTGGACTATTGGAGTTCTTGGTTATAGGAGAGGAGTGGACGTGTTGTTGAGGTGGAAAGGTGATTTGATGGTGGGTTCATATATTATGAGTGTGGTGTTGCAATCATTAGTTGGTGATGATGGTGGGCGAATTGTTGCTGGAAGCAGGAGGGAGGAAGGATGAATGAAGGGgggaaaaaatcaagaaaacaaaaagtatttgattttttttataaggaatGGTTACATGACACATGTATTGGAAAATCGTCGAAAGGTAGGATAATTTAAAGCAAATTCTCCTATTATTTAAATGGTTGCGACTACAAAATTTTTGCATATCTTAGAACCTAAGTAATATCCACAACTATTTCTATATTGCATTAAAAAATCGTGTGATACATTCACTATTATTATGCGTCAGTCTTTGTTAACGGATACGGTTATGACTACTATTGACGATGTTCTTAAATATGTTGGAATTTAAAGATAGAAAAGcgctcaaaacctgcctgccaggttttgGGAAATCGGCAGGTTTTGAGAAACCAGCTTGCcaggttttccaaaaccggcaggtttcgagcgtAAGTTGAAAAACGGACTTAAAAGGCATTTTTTGAAGTGCaccgaaaaccggcaggtttcgagatTGGTTATTTGTGTTGTCCGTTTTTTatcttctctttggattcctcctttatgataaccttttaagtatgatttatgacaattatcattctgattatggtgattaagttggtccattatttctcttgattatgggggttattaacccttcattatcatgggtttatggttgattaatatcattgaattcctttgaaacctttgatttctttgggttgtttTGTCTCCTCCAAAAATCCTTTAAGTACTTTTCTTTTTCTGAGTTGTTGAGATACATATATTGACctcttcctctcctcctccttttctctttgttttggaTGGAAGAATTTTGGTTCATGATTAAGTCATGATTATTCGTATCTCTTTAAacgttttccttcttattcttttgggcataagtttatgtggctCCATCTCATCACCCAAAAACGCCTTTGTGTGTTAAGAGatgtgtaaaccttagggaacgaatcggtgaatacaattgtgcacccggttgcaccgaatctcgtagtcaaggcagtggtttggttaccacggcgcaacgatttcctaaacccgttcttattcttattctagtatttgccttaaaaacccaattattacaacaaGATATTCATCCGTTCT
This genomic stretch from Spinacia oleracea cultivar Varoflay chromosome 3, BTI_SOV_V1, whole genome shotgun sequence harbors:
- the LOC110802017 gene encoding 1-aminocyclopropane-1-carboxylate oxidase homolog 1-like; amino-acid sequence: MKPPSWLNLVCSFLNTKKPKENNTKGVNNGTQISKDRGTETKPTSTDETQPSNDRINELKAFDESKAGVKGLADTGPTTIPSIFIRPPEERSKDYSICPKNISVPVIDMKGRDIRTRDIFAKELTEAAKEWGFFQVVNHGIPLDLLQNMIKVTQMFHEQDADAKKPYYNRDYHANTVVYNSNHDLYASNYANWRDTLSINTLFTGGQFNPQDVPPICREVALKYIDELTKLGDYILTLLSIGLGLKPERLGQLECTSGWSLCCHYYPACPQPQLTLGLNGHADMSFFTILLQDQIGGLQILHKNQWVNITPIEGALTFNIGDALRIASNDILSSVFHRVISRSVGPRISIPFFCNGTIASTQMYGPLKELTSKENPPIYREFTLAEFMTFFLTSKLDDVGVNHFKLE